A window from uncultured Anaeromusa sp. encodes these proteins:
- a CDS encoding dienelactone hydrolase family protein produces the protein MKESKGLVKIADGAATVEGLLVVPENAKGVILFAHGSGSSRFSPRNNFVADLLQQQGLATLLMDLLTAEEDAVYANRFDISRLTRRLVAVTQWVKSQPLLQELPLGYFGASTGAAVALQAAAALGETVAAIVSRGGRPDLAGNALLRVQAPVLLLVGGEDMTVIALNRAALSQLPCLKKLVLVPGAGHLFEEPGMLEEVARQACAWFQEHLAASRSLSPS, from the coding sequence ATGAAAGAATCGAAAGGCTTGGTCAAGATTGCAGATGGCGCGGCGACAGTGGAAGGCTTGCTGGTAGTGCCGGAGAACGCCAAAGGGGTGATTTTGTTTGCTCATGGCAGCGGCAGCAGCCGCTTTAGTCCCCGCAACAATTTTGTAGCCGATCTGTTGCAGCAGCAGGGGCTGGCTACCTTGCTCATGGACCTGCTGACGGCGGAGGAAGATGCCGTTTACGCCAACCGTTTTGATATTTCGCGTCTGACCCGGCGCTTGGTGGCGGTTACCCAATGGGTTAAAAGCCAGCCGCTGCTGCAAGAGCTGCCGCTGGGGTATTTTGGCGCCAGTACCGGAGCTGCCGTGGCTTTGCAAGCGGCAGCGGCCCTGGGAGAAACCGTGGCGGCCATCGTTTCCCGCGGAGGGAGGCCGGATCTGGCGGGCAATGCGTTATTGCGTGTGCAGGCGCCGGTGCTTCTCTTGGTGGGCGGTGAAGACATGACGGTCATTGCGCTGAACCGCGCCGCGTTGTCCCAACTGCCCTGCCTGAAAAAACTGGTGCTTGTTCCCGGCGCAGGCCATCTGTTTGAGGAGCCGGGCATGCTGGAGGAAGTGGCCAGGCAGGCCTGCGCCTGGTTTCAAGAGCATTTGGCGGCCAGCAGAAGTCTTAGCCCTTCATGA
- the dmpG gene encoding 4-hydroxy-2-oxovalerate aldolase: protein MMIRLIDTTLRDGMHAVSHQLTPEQMAAIAAQLDAAGVYMMEVGHGDGLGGSSFQYGFAKAHELEYFKAVSKVLTKSKLGALLIPGIGTIEDLEAAMECGVNTVRVATHVTEADTGEQHIKFAKAHGLETIGFLMMSHMAEPEKILEQAKLFESYGADVVYITDSAGALLPEGVKARISLVKENLSIPVGFHAHNNLGLAVGNTLAALDAGASYVDGTLAGMGAGAGNTQLEVLAGVLQKGGYESGVDFYTLMDASRDLVTPVMHRPQVISTEALAIGYAGAYGSFLLHSRRAAEKFGVDARDILMELGKRKTVGGQEDMILDVAIELAAKKA from the coding sequence ATGATGATACGTCTGATTGATACAACTTTGCGCGACGGCATGCACGCCGTTAGCCATCAACTGACTCCGGAACAAATGGCAGCCATTGCTGCGCAGCTTGATGCTGCCGGCGTCTATATGATGGAAGTAGGACATGGAGACGGCTTGGGCGGCTCCAGTTTTCAATACGGTTTTGCCAAAGCGCATGAGCTGGAATACTTTAAGGCCGTATCGAAGGTATTAACGAAGTCGAAGTTGGGAGCACTGTTGATTCCAGGAATCGGTACGATTGAAGATTTGGAAGCAGCTATGGAGTGCGGTGTGAACACGGTGCGCGTAGCTACTCATGTGACCGAAGCTGACACCGGTGAACAGCACATCAAATTTGCTAAAGCCCATGGTTTGGAAACGATTGGTTTTTTGATGATGTCCCATATGGCGGAACCGGAAAAAATTCTGGAGCAAGCCAAACTGTTTGAGAGCTATGGCGCTGACGTAGTGTACATTACCGACTCGGCCGGGGCTCTTTTGCCGGAGGGCGTAAAAGCGCGAATTTCTTTGGTAAAAGAAAACCTGTCGATTCCCGTGGGCTTCCATGCTCATAATAATTTGGGCTTGGCCGTAGGCAACACCTTGGCGGCGCTAGACGCAGGCGCATCCTATGTGGACGGCACTTTGGCCGGTATGGGCGCAGGCGCAGGCAATACACAGTTAGAGGTGCTGGCAGGAGTGCTGCAAAAAGGCGGCTATGAAAGCGGTGTCGATTTCTATACGCTCATGGATGCCAGCCGCGACTTGGTGACGCCTGTGATGCATCGGCCGCAGGTAATTTCGACCGAAGCGCTGGCGATTGGCTATGCAGGAGCATATGGCAGCTTTTTGCTGCACAGCCGTCGGGCGGCGGAAAAATTCGGTGTTGATGCCCGTGATATTTTAATGGAACTGGGGAAACGGAAAACAGTCGGCGGTCAGGAAGACATGATTTTGGACGTAGCCATCGAATTGGCGGCAAAAAAGGCTTGA
- a CDS encoding MFS transporter: MNATVEKNSVDLDFGSRVISKVAWRLIPFFVLAYLLNFIDRVNLGFAALQMNRDLALTATTFGYGAGILFIGYLFFGVPSNIGLQRYGAKRWLAFLLIIWGALSASMSLVANVEQFLVMRFLLGAAEAGFFPGVIFCLTQWFPAAYRASITSRFMFAQPLALMIGSAVSGWLLTLDGTWGIAGWKWMFVLEGIPASLVGIMGYFYLTDSPAKASWLKEEEKQWLIDTLKDEEDRIVAKEKYSMWQAMANPKVWILALIYVSQVIGVFGVNMWLPQIVKSFSNDISTTSIGLIGAIPFVVAAVGMLLIGRSSDKFQERKWHMIGAMVLAGGSLVLCGFVNGSLALSIFLISISSIGFYGCMPIFWTIPPTFLVGAAAATGIAFINAIGNLGGFFGPVAIGWIKDYTGSFTSGLYFMGGAVLVGCLLALVLYKMAEKDGEAVKS, encoded by the coding sequence ATGAATGCAACCGTAGAAAAGAACAGCGTCGACCTCGATTTTGGCAGCCGCGTCATCAGCAAGGTCGCTTGGCGTTTGATTCCATTTTTTGTTTTGGCCTATTTGCTTAATTTTATTGACCGCGTGAATCTCGGCTTTGCCGCATTGCAAATGAACCGTGATTTGGCCTTGACGGCAACTACCTTTGGTTATGGCGCAGGCATTTTATTTATCGGCTATCTTTTCTTTGGCGTTCCCAGCAATATTGGCTTGCAGCGGTATGGGGCCAAGCGATGGCTGGCGTTTTTGCTGATCATTTGGGGCGCTCTTTCCGCCAGCATGTCTCTGGTGGCTAACGTAGAACAGTTTTTGGTGATGCGCTTTCTGCTTGGCGCAGCGGAAGCTGGATTTTTTCCGGGCGTTATTTTTTGCCTGACCCAGTGGTTCCCGGCGGCGTATCGGGCATCTATTACGTCTCGTTTTATGTTTGCACAGCCCTTAGCCTTGATGATTGGCTCCGCCGTATCCGGCTGGTTATTGACTCTGGATGGAACCTGGGGTATTGCGGGTTGGAAATGGATGTTTGTTTTGGAAGGCATTCCGGCTTCGTTAGTAGGTATTATGGGATATTTTTATCTGACCGATAGTCCGGCGAAAGCCAGTTGGCTGAAGGAAGAAGAAAAACAATGGCTGATTGACACGCTGAAAGACGAAGAAGACCGTATTGTGGCGAAAGAAAAATACTCCATGTGGCAGGCAATGGCCAATCCTAAAGTCTGGATCTTGGCGTTGATCTATGTTTCGCAAGTTATCGGCGTTTTCGGCGTAAATATGTGGCTGCCGCAAATTGTGAAAAGCTTCAGCAACGATATTTCAACAACTTCTATCGGTTTGATTGGCGCTATTCCCTTTGTGGTGGCTGCGGTGGGCATGTTGCTTATCGGCAGAAGCTCGGATAAATTCCAAGAGCGCAAATGGCATATGATTGGCGCGATGGTCTTAGCTGGGGGAAGTTTGGTTCTCTGCGGCTTTGTTAATGGCAGCTTGGCCTTGTCTATCTTCCTTATTTCCATCAGCAGCATTGGCTTTTACGGCTGCATGCCTATCTTTTGGACTATTCCTCCTACTTTCCTTGTGGGCGCGGCAGCGGCGACAGGGATTGCTTTTATCAATGCCATCGGCAATCTGGGCGGCTTTTTCGGCCCTGTTGCGATTGGCTGGATCAAGGATTATACAGGAAGCTTTACAAGCGGCTTGTATTTTATGGGCGGGGCGGTTCTTGTGGGCTGTCTTTTGGCTCTGGTTCTATACAAAATGGCGGAGAAAGATGGAGAAGCCGTCAAATCGTAA
- a CDS encoding cyclase family protein, with protein sequence MRMIDLSQSLQVGMPVYPGTPAPDFSTVATVAANGYQVKKIAMNTHVGTHMDAPAHMLADGKTLDVLPLERFVGRAAVLDVRNCAGGVIGIGELQEQKELLAQVDFVLFWTGWSRYWGQEQYLQQYPLLTAEAAAWLGKCQLKGVGIDAISFDAIDSKDFAIHQLLLAQELVLIENLTRLEDVQSGVDFFALPLPLSEADGSPVRAFASQTEVI encoded by the coding sequence ATGCGCATGATCGATTTGTCGCAGTCCCTGCAAGTGGGCATGCCGGTGTATCCGGGGACGCCTGCGCCGGATTTTTCAACGGTGGCCACCGTAGCAGCCAATGGCTATCAAGTGAAGAAAATCGCAATGAATACCCATGTAGGCACCCACATGGACGCGCCTGCGCACATGCTGGCAGATGGGAAAACACTGGATGTGTTGCCGTTAGAGCGGTTTGTGGGGCGGGCGGCGGTATTGGATGTGAGAAATTGCGCCGGAGGTGTAATCGGCATAGGGGAGCTGCAAGAGCAAAAGGAATTATTGGCGCAAGTTGACTTTGTTTTATTTTGGACAGGCTGGAGCCGCTACTGGGGTCAGGAACAGTATCTGCAGCAGTATCCGCTTTTAACAGCGGAAGCGGCGGCTTGGCTGGGTAAGTGCCAATTAAAAGGGGTGGGAATTGATGCCATTTCTTTTGATGCCATCGATAGCAAGGATTTTGCGATTCATCAACTGCTATTGGCACAGGAGCTGGTGCTGATTGAGAATTTAACCCGCTTAGAAGACGTGCAGAGCGGTGTGGACTTTTTTGCTCTTCCTTTACCTCTCAGCGAGGCGGATGGTTCGCCGGTGAGGGCCTTTGCTTCGCAAACAGAAGTGATATAA
- a CDS encoding acetaldehyde dehydrogenase (acetylating): MKQQKLKAAIIGPGNIGIDLMIKLQRSQQIELVAMAGIIAESNGLQMAKEAGLVATAEGIDGVLALGNVDIVFDATGAGPHLRHAPRLKEAGIFAVDLTPAAVGPYVAPTVNMDEHLLEGVCNVNMITCGGQATVPIVYAINQVVPVSYAEIVATLSSKSAGPGTRQNIDEFTQTTRNALVQVGGAKAGKALIILNPAEPPIMMRNTIYTRCATDKMEEVQASVAAMVDRVRQYVPGYRLKVAPYADGERIVTMVEVEGAGDYLPKYSGNLDIITSAAVAVAERYAELKRKQGGN; encoded by the coding sequence TTGAAACAGCAAAAATTAAAAGCGGCCATTATTGGCCCAGGAAACATTGGAATCGACTTGATGATCAAATTGCAGCGCAGCCAGCAGATTGAATTGGTGGCGATGGCCGGTATTATTGCAGAGTCCAATGGCCTGCAGATGGCCAAAGAAGCAGGGTTGGTAGCTACGGCGGAAGGTATTGACGGCGTTTTGGCTTTAGGAAATGTGGATATCGTTTTTGACGCGACTGGTGCGGGGCCGCATTTGCGCCATGCGCCGCGGCTCAAAGAAGCGGGTATTTTCGCAGTGGATTTAACTCCAGCGGCAGTTGGGCCTTATGTGGCGCCAACGGTAAATATGGATGAGCATTTACTTGAGGGCGTTTGTAATGTCAATATGATTACCTGCGGTGGTCAAGCAACCGTTCCGATTGTTTACGCTATTAATCAAGTTGTGCCGGTATCTTATGCTGAAATTGTAGCGACATTGAGCAGCAAAAGCGCAGGGCCTGGAACACGGCAGAACATTGACGAATTCACGCAGACAACGCGTAATGCGTTGGTACAGGTTGGGGGCGCGAAAGCTGGTAAAGCACTCATAATTCTGAATCCGGCGGAGCCGCCGATTATGATGCGTAATACGATCTATACCCGCTGCGCAACGGACAAAATGGAAGAAGTTCAGGCGTCTGTTGCAGCTATGGTCGATCGCGTACGGCAGTATGTGCCTGGTTATCGCTTGAAAGTGGCGCCGTATGCCGATGGAGAACGTATTGTCACCATGGTGGAAGTGGAAGGCGCAGGAGATTATCTCCCTAAATACTCAGGCAATCTGGATATTATTACATCAGCGGCGGTTGCCGTGGCGGAGCGCTATGCGGAATTGAAGCGGAAACAGGGAGGTAACTAA
- a CDS encoding fumarylacetoacetate hydrolase family protein, producing the protein MKLVSFYQNGKPTLGILEENGVIPVVTAAEAASLSAPRTMEEAITGGQVALSQLQALLATKPTVLPLDAITYAPCVASPEKILCVGLNYAAHSAECKADLPTVPVIFSKFNNTLAAHQEQIPIPPCTSKVDYEAELVVIIGKTANNVSKEKALDYVFGYTAGNDLSARDLQMRTPQWLLGKTCDHFAPTGPCVVTADSLNPAKLEISSRVNGEIRQHSNTCDMIFDCATVISYLSQHLTLKPGDLIFTGTPSGVILGYPEAKQVWLKAGDEVVIEIEGIGRLVNILK; encoded by the coding sequence ATGAAACTTGTCAGCTTCTACCAAAACGGTAAACCTACGTTGGGCATCTTGGAGGAAAACGGCGTTATCCCTGTCGTCACAGCCGCTGAGGCCGCATCTTTGTCTGCACCGCGGACCATGGAGGAAGCCATCACCGGAGGCCAAGTCGCTCTTTCCCAGTTGCAAGCGCTTTTGGCAACCAAACCGACTGTTCTTCCCCTCGATGCCATTACTTATGCGCCTTGCGTCGCCTCACCTGAAAAAATTCTCTGCGTCGGCCTTAACTACGCCGCGCACAGCGCGGAATGCAAAGCCGATTTGCCCACCGTACCGGTGATCTTCAGCAAGTTCAACAACACCTTGGCAGCGCACCAGGAACAAATTCCGATACCTCCTTGCACTTCTAAAGTGGACTATGAAGCAGAACTGGTCGTCATTATCGGCAAAACCGCCAACAATGTCAGCAAGGAAAAAGCTCTTGATTATGTCTTCGGCTATACCGCCGGTAACGACCTTTCGGCCCGTGATTTACAAATGCGCACACCCCAATGGCTGTTAGGAAAAACCTGCGACCACTTCGCACCTACCGGTCCCTGTGTTGTTACAGCCGATTCCCTGAATCCCGCCAAGCTTGAGATTTCCAGCCGCGTCAACGGCGAAATTCGCCAGCATTCCAACACCTGCGACATGATTTTCGATTGCGCCACTGTCATCAGCTATCTCTCGCAGCACCTGACACTGAAACCGGGCGATCTCATCTTTACAGGCACGCCCAGCGGCGTTATTTTAGGTTATCCCGAAGCAAAACAAGTCTGGCTCAAAGCCGGCGACGAAGTCGTCATCGAAATCGAAGGCATCGGCCGGCTGGTAAATATTTTAAAGTAA
- the ilvD gene encoding dihydroxy-acid dehydratase, whose product MKYRSSDVLAKPDWSFNRSVFKSLGYSDGDLDARPIIGIANSWNELVPGHANLRQVADNVRKGIYRAGGSVAEFGVIAACDGTAQGHAGMHYILPSRDLIANDIEVMVEAHRLDAIVLLGSCDKIVPGMLMAAARLKIPAIFLPGGPMLGGKAFDGRKSDLTSMSEGLGMLKSGKIDRDTYDHLEEVCGPTCGSCAFYGTANTMCCMAEAMGMSLPGAALIPAVYAERLRMAEETGLAIVGLAKAGITGDKVITKKALENAIRVLMATGGSTNAVLHLSAIANEVDIDADEMMQAYDALSQTTPQVAKVNPASKYDMEDFYLAGGIPKVMEEIKHLLHADCLTVSGETVAENLEHYQYKYPFNEEVITTAAKPFNSLKGLAILRGNLAPETAVTKPAAIDPAMHTFSGTAKVFNSEEEAEHAILNGGIQAGDVVVIRYEGPKGGPGMREMYKAMKYLYGMGLAKSTALVTDGRFSGTNNGCFVGHVSPEAADGGPIAIVENGDKITVDIPNGEVQLHVTEEEIAARLAEWQRPEPKFTKGYLGIYSKMATSAAKGAVLKL is encoded by the coding sequence GTGAAGTATCGTAGCAGTGATGTGCTGGCAAAACCGGACTGGAGCTTTAACCGGAGCGTGTTTAAATCCCTGGGATATTCAGATGGAGATTTGGATGCGCGTCCCATTATCGGCATTGCAAATTCCTGGAACGAGTTGGTCCCAGGGCATGCTAATCTTCGTCAAGTGGCGGACAATGTGCGCAAAGGCATTTATCGAGCGGGCGGCAGTGTAGCAGAATTCGGGGTGATTGCTGCTTGCGACGGCACGGCTCAAGGGCATGCAGGAATGCATTATATTCTGCCTTCGCGGGATCTGATTGCCAATGATATTGAGGTTATGGTGGAAGCTCATCGCTTGGATGCGATTGTACTCTTAGGCTCTTGCGATAAGATTGTGCCAGGCATGCTGATGGCGGCGGCCCGCCTTAAGATTCCGGCCATCTTTTTGCCGGGCGGCCCCATGCTGGGCGGCAAGGCGTTTGACGGGCGCAAATCTGACTTGACCAGCATGTCCGAAGGATTAGGCATGCTTAAGTCTGGCAAGATTGACCGGGATACGTATGACCACCTGGAAGAGGTTTGTGGACCTACCTGTGGTTCCTGCGCGTTTTACGGTACCGCTAATACCATGTGCTGCATGGCTGAAGCCATGGGTATGTCTTTGCCTGGCGCGGCTTTGATTCCCGCAGTGTACGCAGAACGTCTGCGTATGGCGGAGGAAACCGGCCTCGCTATTGTCGGCTTGGCGAAAGCTGGCATTACCGGGGATAAAGTTATTACGAAAAAGGCGTTGGAAAACGCTATTCGCGTGCTGATGGCGACAGGAGGTTCTACGAACGCGGTACTTCACCTGTCAGCGATAGCCAATGAGGTGGACATCGACGCTGATGAAATGATGCAGGCCTATGATGCTTTGAGCCAGACTACACCACAGGTGGCTAAAGTCAACCCGGCTTCTAAATACGATATGGAAGATTTCTACCTTGCTGGCGGCATTCCCAAGGTTATGGAAGAAATCAAGCACTTGCTCCATGCAGACTGTCTGACAGTTAGCGGCGAGACAGTAGCGGAGAACCTAGAGCACTATCAATATAAATATCCCTTTAATGAAGAGGTCATTACTACAGCGGCAAAACCGTTCAACAGCTTAAAAGGACTGGCCATTCTACGGGGTAATTTGGCGCCGGAAACAGCGGTAACCAAGCCTGCTGCTATTGACCCGGCCATGCACACCTTCTCGGGAACGGCAAAGGTGTTCAACTCCGAAGAAGAGGCCGAACATGCTATTTTGAACGGCGGCATTCAAGCGGGCGATGTAGTGGTTATTCGCTATGAAGGCCCTAAGGGCGGCCCGGGGATGCGCGAAATGTACAAGGCTATGAAATATCTTTACGGTATGGGCTTAGCTAAAAGCACAGCTTTGGTCACGGATGGCCGTTTTTCTGGCACGAATAACGGTTGCTTTGTGGGGCATGTTTCACCGGAAGCGGCAGACGGCGGCCCGATTGCTATTGTGGAGAACGGCGACAAGATCACCGTTGATATTCCTAACGGTGAGGTGCAGCTCCATGTAACGGAAGAGGAAATAGCTGCTCGCCTAGCTGAGTGGCAGCGTCCGGAGCCCAAATTTACGAAAGGGTATCTTGGTATTTACTCGAAAATGGCAACGTCTGCAGCGAAAGGCGCTGTCTTGAAACTGTAA
- a CDS encoding 4Fe-4S dicluster domain-containing protein — protein sequence MAAKPDYKKYGFIPQRQKGLLLMRLRNCAGNATSEDLRKIAALAEKFGSGEVHFTVRQGVEIPGVPEERFEEALQAILDAGLQHAVCGLRVRPVMVCPGNSTCPYGLVDTNSLGKLLDKDYVGKDLPAKTKFTVCGCANACTKPQGHDVGFRGAAEPLLKKESCVRCGACVKRCPAKAMSLESGELVIDYQKCLSCGVCVRLCPKKALEIGREGYHIYVGGKGGRYTQEGKVVAEFITEKEVPKYLDAILAVYEDIGEKGQRLNAVMSRYGLRNFQKRIEKKLGEQ from the coding sequence ATGGCGGCGAAACCGGACTATAAAAAATACGGCTTTATTCCCCAGCGGCAGAAGGGCTTGCTGCTGATGCGCCTGCGCAACTGCGCAGGCAATGCAACATCGGAGGATTTGCGCAAGATTGCGGCGCTCGCGGAAAAATTCGGCAGCGGTGAGGTGCATTTTACGGTGCGCCAGGGCGTAGAGATTCCCGGCGTGCCGGAGGAGCGTTTTGAAGAGGCCTTGCAGGCTATTTTAGACGCAGGGCTGCAGCATGCGGTCTGTGGTCTGCGTGTGCGCCCGGTCATGGTTTGTCCTGGCAACAGCACTTGCCCGTACGGCCTGGTGGATACGAACAGCCTGGGAAAATTACTGGATAAAGACTATGTAGGCAAGGATTTGCCGGCTAAGACGAAGTTTACGGTTTGCGGCTGCGCCAATGCTTGTACGAAACCGCAAGGGCATGATGTGGGCTTCCGAGGAGCAGCGGAGCCGCTATTGAAAAAAGAGAGCTGTGTGCGCTGCGGCGCCTGTGTGAAGCGTTGTCCGGCGAAGGCTATGTCACTGGAATCCGGTGAATTGGTTATTGATTATCAAAAATGCCTGTCCTGCGGCGTTTGCGTTCGCTTGTGCCCCAAGAAAGCGCTGGAAATTGGGCGGGAAGGCTATCATATCTATGTCGGCGGCAAAGGCGGGCGTTATACACAAGAAGGCAAGGTTGTCGCGGAATTCATCACCGAAAAAGAAGTACCCAAATACCTGGACGCCATTTTGGCAGTGTATGAAGACATTGGTGAAAAAGGCCAGCGTTTGAACGCCGTTATGTCTCGCTATGGGTTACGGAATTTCCAAAAACGGATAGAGAAAAAATTAGGAGAACAGTAA
- a CDS encoding IclR family transcriptional regulator, with protein MNNMQFDEGERYIQSVFRALKIMEFAGEQGRTVGLTEISRGLGLSKSTTHGIVATLERCGYLQQDVETGKYSLGIKLFELGQAYMSNLDLREIALPYLRELASHYQETAHLAVLSRGDVIYIDKVDGPLSIGINSQIGGRNPSYCTGVGKVLLADLTDAQIAKLYEGKPFVRYTEKTVVSLEQLLQAVHSIRNQGYAFDKEEFEIGLQCAAVPIKDAAGNIVAAISLSGPAHRLTDSKLEQVVSRMLQMARQISGRLGYRGGEI; from the coding sequence ATGAATAACATGCAATTTGATGAAGGCGAGCGATATATACAATCGGTATTCCGAGCGCTCAAGATTATGGAATTTGCCGGCGAGCAGGGGCGTACGGTGGGGTTGACGGAAATTAGCCGAGGTCTTGGCTTGAGTAAAAGCACTACGCATGGTATCGTGGCGACGCTGGAGCGTTGCGGATATCTGCAACAAGATGTGGAAACAGGAAAATATTCATTAGGAATCAAGCTGTTTGAACTAGGGCAGGCTTATATGTCCAACTTAGACTTGCGGGAAATAGCGCTACCGTACCTGAGGGAGCTGGCGTCACATTATCAGGAAACAGCTCATTTGGCGGTGCTGTCGCGGGGCGATGTGATTTATATCGACAAGGTGGATGGGCCGTTGTCGATTGGCATCAATTCTCAAATTGGTGGCCGCAATCCATCGTATTGTACCGGTGTGGGAAAAGTCTTATTGGCAGACTTAACTGATGCGCAAATTGCCAAATTGTACGAAGGGAAACCCTTTGTGCGCTATACAGAAAAGACGGTAGTCTCATTGGAACAACTACTCCAAGCTGTTCACTCCATTCGTAATCAAGGCTATGCTTTTGATAAAGAGGAATTTGAAATCGGTTTGCAGTGTGCGGCGGTGCCAATTAAGGATGCAGCTGGGAATATTGTGGCAGCCATTAGTTTGTCAGGTCCGGCGCATCGTCTTACGGATAGCAAGCTGGAGCAAGTCGTATCTCGGATGCTGCAAATGGCGCGACAGATATCAGGGCGTCTTGGTTATCGCGGCGGCGAGATCTAA
- a CDS encoding phosphoribosyltransferase: protein MYENRWTAGQQLAEKLSTYPFESLCILGIPRGGIVTAAPIALHFKTRLDVLVTRKIGHPGNSELAIGAVMPDGTAVLDQEAIQQHHISQAYLQQSIAIQHAELNRRMILYTGTATPPAVSGKTAIVVDDGIATGYTMKAAITWLKTLKPAKIVIAVPVAPPETIDALAREVDLVVCPLQPQLFWAVGAHYQEFGQTSDDEAIALLKECNQAAE from the coding sequence ATGTATGAGAACCGCTGGACCGCAGGGCAGCAGCTGGCCGAAAAGCTCAGCACTTACCCTTTTGAATCGCTCTGCATCCTGGGCATCCCCCGAGGCGGCATTGTCACGGCCGCCCCCATTGCCCTTCACTTTAAGACGCGGCTGGACGTACTGGTAACGAGGAAAATCGGCCATCCCGGCAACAGCGAGCTAGCCATCGGCGCGGTTATGCCTGACGGCACGGCCGTCCTCGACCAGGAGGCCATTCAGCAGCATCATATTTCGCAGGCATACCTGCAGCAGTCTATCGCCATACAGCACGCCGAACTGAACCGACGCATGATCCTCTATACTGGCACCGCTACGCCGCCCGCAGTGAGCGGCAAAACCGCCATTGTTGTAGACGACGGCATCGCCACCGGCTACACGATGAAGGCAGCCATTACCTGGCTGAAAACATTAAAGCCGGCAAAAATCGTCATCGCCGTACCTGTAGCACCGCCAGAAACCATTGATGCCCTAGCACGTGAAGTCGACCTTGTGGTCTGCCCCCTGCAGCCTCAGCTCTTCTGGGCTGTCGGCGCACATTATCAAGAGTTTGGTCAAACCAGCGATGACGAAGCTATCGCCCTACTGAAGGAATGCAATCAAGCTGCTGAATAA